The following are encoded together in the Eulemur rufifrons isolate Redbay chromosome 28, OSU_ERuf_1, whole genome shotgun sequence genome:
- the IFIT5 gene encoding interferon-induced protein with tetratricopeptide repeats 5, with translation MSGIPKDALKAILSELECHFTWNLLKEDIDLFDVEDTIGQQLEFLTTKSRLALYNLLAYVKHLKGQNKDALGCLKQAEEIIWREHSDEEEVRSLVTWGNYAWVYYHMDQLGEAQKYIDKVGNVCRKLSSPSDYRLERPEIDCEKGWALLKFGGKYYQKAKTAFERALEVEPDNPEFNIGYAITVYRLDDSDREGSIKSFSLGPLRKAVTLNPDNSYIKVFLALKLQDVHAEAEGEKYIEEILDQISSQPYVLRYAAKFYRRKNSWDKALELLKKALEATPTSSFLHHQMGLCYRAQMIQIKKATRNRPKGKDKLKVDELITSAIFHFKAAVERDSMFAFAYTDLANMYAEGGQYSNAEDIFQKALRLGNITDDHKHQIHYHYGRFQEFHCKSENTAIHHYLEALKVKDRSSLRTKLTSALKKLATKRLCHNALDVQSLSALGFVYKLEGEKRQAAEYYERAQKIDPENAEFLTALCELRLSV, from the exons ATGAG TGGAATTCCTAAGGACGCTTTGAAGGCCATTCTGTCGGAGTTAGAATGTCACTTTACATGGAATTTACTTAAGGAAGACATTGATCTGTTTGATGTTGAAGATACAATTGGGCAACAGCTTGAATTTCTTACCACAAAATCCAGACTTGCTCTTTATAACCTACTGGCCTATGTGAAGCACCTAAAAGGGCAAAATAAAGATGCTCTAGGGTGCTTgaaacaagcagaagaaataatctggCGAGAACACTCAGACGAAGAAGAAGTACGAAGTCTGGTCACTTGGGGAAACTATGCCTGGGTGTATTACCACATGGACCAGCTTGGAGAAGCTCAGAAGTATATAGACAAGGTAGGGAACGTCTGCAGGAAATTGTCCAGTCCTTCTGACTACAGGTTGGAGCGTCCTGAGATTGACTGTGAGAAAGGGTGGGCACTTTTGAAATTTGGAGGAAAGTATTACCAAAAGGCTAAAACAGCCTTTGAGAGGGCTTTGGAAGTGGAACCTGACAATCCAGAATTTAACATTGGTTATGCTATCACGGTATATCGGCTGGATGATTCTGACAGAGAAGGGTCTATAAAGAGCTTTTCCCTGGGGCCTCTGAGGAAGGCTGTCACCCTGAACCCAGATAACTCCTACATTAAGGTTTTTCTGGCACTGAAACTTCAAGATGTACACGCAGAAGCTGAAGGGGAAAAGTATATTGAAGAAATCCTGGACCAAATATCATCCCAGCCTTATGTCCTTCGTTATGCAGCCAAATTCTATAGGAGAAAAAATTCCTGGGACAAAGctcttgaacttttaaaaaaggcCTTGGAAGCAACACCAACCTCTTCTTTCCTGCATCACCAGATGGGACTTTGCTACAGGGCACAAATGATCCAAATCAAGAAGGCCACACGCAACAGACCTAAAGGAAAGGATAAACTGAAGGTCGATGAGCTGATTACATCTGCTATATTTCATTTCAAGGCAGCTGTGGAGCGAGACTCTATGTTTGCATTTGCCTACACAGACCTAGCCAACATGTATGCTGAGGGAGGCCAGTATAGCAACGCTGAGGACATTTTCCAGAAAGCCCTTCGTCTGGGGAACATAACCGATGATCACAAACATCAGATCCACTATCACTATGGCCGCTTTCAGGAATTTCACTGTAAATCAGAAAATACTGCCATCCATCATTATTTAGAAGCTTTAAAAGTCAAAGACAGGTCATCCCTCCGTACCAAACTGACAAGTGCTCTGAAGAAATTGGCTACCAAGAGACTTTGTCACAATGCTTTAGATGTGCAGAGTTTAAGTGCCCTAGGGTTTGTTTACAAGCTCGAGGGAGAAAAGAGGCAAGCTGCTGAGTACTATGAGAGGGCCCAAAAGATAGATCCAGAAAACGCAGAATTCCTTACTGCTCTCTGTGAGCTTCGACTTTCCGTTTAA